The following DNA comes from Candidatus Nitrosotalea okcheonensis.
TGCAATTATGATATATTGAAAAATAGGACCAAATTCTGTTGATACTGGAATATTGAAAATATATGTTACAACATTGTTGTTTTTGTCAATATTGTACAAATCTACTCTTAATACATAATTTCCTGATTTTGTAAAGGTATAGCTGGTATTCCATGAACTTCCATCGTGATACTGCGGCAGAAACTCATGCATGAGCACATCATTGTGATATACTCTTACTCCCATTGTAAAGTGGTTAACACCCATCTCTGCATAATTCAATTTATCACGATAATAACCTTGGTTGTAATTGTATACTTTGAATTGGATGTGGACCGTTTGACCTATTGTGGGAGAAAATGTGTCTGTTGCGACAACCACTTCATAATTTCCTATTGCCTCAGAATCTGAATTTAGTGCATCGGGTTGCCAATTCATGGCTCCAAAAATACCTTCGCCCGACATACCTAGAATTGGTAACTTGGCACTTGCATCATGAGATGCAAAAATGATCAAAATACAAAAACATACTGATAAAATTAATCGTATTTTTTTCATTTGTTACATCAAACATGGATTCCTTAAAAATCATATACATGTTTTCCTTGATCCTACACGCACGCAAAAAATCATTATAATGCATTATAAGTCTAGATTATTCTAAAACTATTGAATGAAAATAAATTCAAAATCTAGTTTTTTCAGAGTCATAAAAATGATATTGCTTTGCAGTATTGTATTTGTTCCCAGTTTTCCATCATATGGGCATCTTTATGGACTTAACTATCAAGATTGGACAAACCAAAATGATAATATTCGCATGCAATTTGACATTGTTCCGCCTACTCCTACTACAGGTAGTGTTTCTACCATGATCTTTAGTGTTCAAGATCTAAAAACTGGTGAGCATATCAAGATCTTTAATGAAACTATAACAATATTGAGTCCAGAAACCAGTCAAACTTCAAACGGTATAGTGCATAAATTTGAGACTAGGACAATACACGGAGGAGATTTTTCAGAGAACTATACCTTTCCAAGCGGTGGAACTTATTACATATGGTTACGAGTTGATGCTCCAACTGTTATAAACGCAGCAAAATTTACAGTTTTTGTTTCATCACCACAATTTCAATTTCTCAATATGGGGCTAATTCTATTGCCTGCAATGATTGTAGTTGTAATATTTGCATCCGTATTAATAGTCACGGCACATTATGTTTATAAAAAAAATAAAAGAAATAGATAGGGACAATCACTTTCATATCATTGCTACTTCATAATTGTTTTTTTTGGTTTGATTGAACTATCTTTCCACATTTCATGATATCTTCACTTGCATTGCCTGCTTTTTTAGCCAAAAAATGAGAATCTCAAAGACTTGTGATCATGTAAAAAATATCAGATTCAAGTGCGGTTGTTCTGAGGGATTGATCCCTAGAACTTCCGCTTGTAGAGAATCTGCAATATTAATTGTATATGTGAATAGAAAAGACTATGTTTGTTTATTGTAAAATAACTACTCTGAGAATGATGGAAAGTATGTTTGAATTAAACATACTGTTGGATATATCCATCTGATGTGAAAACATTGTAAGTAGAAACCGTGGAATGACAAAACCATGTAGAGAGGTGAATCTGCATCCACGGTCTCTATATGTCATCCACAGTAGAGTTCTCAAGCCAAGACTTGAATGATGAATCATAATGTGCGACTGTTATGAAATTTTGTATATGAATTCCTGTGGGAGTTGGTTTTCTAGTGATCAACCTCCTAGATTTTTTTTTAAGCGTCTCTCTATTCATTACTGATTTCCTTAGTAAAGAGAAAATCTTAGGTTCTCTACCAAGTCATGAGAAATTAGAATATTCCAACTTGAAAAGATTCGAATACTTGTCAAATTATGTTGGTTATATAATTTCCACGAGTAGGTGTACCTTACAGAGCCCAATCATTGTTTTGGGAACAGATCCTCCAATCTTACATCGTGTCTAGTAAAATCCTGTATGGCCAGATTGCAGGTCTATTCTGTCTCTTTTTGAACATGAATCAAATACTGGTAAACCACACTTTTAACCATGGGTATCAGAACTGTTTCTGACTATGTGAAATTCTACGTGGGCTTGAATATGCAAGATAGTATCAGCCTCTCAAGTTTTGCATATAATGAAAAACTGGTACTAAAAAATAAAATGGAAACTGGAAAATTAAAGAATACACTTATCTTACAAAGTCTTAGTCTTCTGGAAGAATTACTGGGTGAAATACGCAATATTGGAGAACAGGCTGTTATAGAGAAATATACTAAATGATTTCACAAGTTTTGATACTGTTTTGACAATTGTAGGAAAAATTTTTGAGTCTTGTTGGCTGTAACTCGATGAAAACTGCATATACTAAAATTTTTTGATCTAATCTTATATCTTTGAATCACCATTATATCATATGGAACAAGAATTTTGTCATCTATGCAAAGAAGGTGGGAAACAATGTGTCAAGGTTGACACAAAACAGAAAGTATACATGGAAATGTATCATGTAACATGCTCAAAATGTGGAAGACAACTTGTGTCATAAATTATTTTTTTAATTTTTTAAAAAATGCATGTACAAGGCAACAAAATTGCACAAGCGATGCTGGTATATTGCATTCTGTTCTTGGTTGTTGTTTTAGACTGATCTGAAGATTAGTGCTATGAATCCTATTAGCACGCCTGCCCATATCATACCTGCACTTTCCCAAAATGCTAGTTGATTGGAGCCTCCAGCGTATCCACCGCTTTGTGGATTGATCACAAATATCGTCACAAGGCAGCTTGCCAATAGCAGCGCTACTCCTATGGGAAGATACTCATCATGTCGTTTTCCTGCTCTCTTATACGAATCTGTCTGTGTAGACATGGGGTATAATACGTGATTCTGGGATATACGGATATTGTTTCTAGGATGAATCGCTAGGCACTCAAATGTAACATTTATGAATAAAAACGTGTAACTAGAAGAGTTCAGAAGCTGAAATCAAATTTGTGGCCACCAAATACAAAATCAATAAAAATTCGAATCTTGGTTCTTGTAGCATTGTCTGTATCATTTATGCCAGTCTCATATTTTTGGTATGGCACATTAGCCAGTCTTGATTGCAAGGAATCTACTCAAAACCACATCGTGGTTGATATAAACTACAAAAAGAATGAATGTGTGTCTAAAACTGGTTTACACTGGACTGTGTTCTATGGTCTTAATGCTGTGATATATGGTGTGCCACTGGTAACATTACTCATAAAACCAAAAAGAAACAGATCTCTCTGAAATTCTTGAGAGGAGGCTTTCTGTGTAATGCTGAGAAGAAACAGGAGAAAACTATCACAAATATCCTTTCTCCAATTTCTTGATATCAAAAAACGAATCCATGTCTGAACATTGATCACTTTTAACTCTGGGCAATTGAATTAAAAAAAAGCAACTCTATGCTTATTTGTAAACAATAAACATAGAGGGAGCGATAATGTTGTTTAGCCGATTAAGTTGGGCTAGGGCCTGTAATCGCTCGGGAGTAATCTCTGACACTTGATTTTCGTGTATGACGTAATCAGTTTTAAAGATTAAATCCAAATTATTCTAGTGATTGATCAATTATAATTTAACAACTTTTGATGATGAATCTGGCGATATCTATGATACCTATAGTGTCTATGGTAAATAGATATTGCTAAATTACTGATTTAATCTTAGATTGACTGTGAACAAGAAAGAAGCAATGGATAAATCAATCCAACTCTGCCAGGAACGAATCAATCAGGTAGATGCAAAGCTTAAAGATCAAAGTCTTAGTAATCTACAAAGAACCATGTATGAATCTGAAAAGACTATTGCTACTGAAGAACTGGCAAAAATACAGGCTGCAAAATAGTCTAAAACACAATTTCTTACATTCTGGATAGTATTGATTGTCATGCCTGAAGGTCATGGCAATGTTGGATTCCATCAAATGTCGTTATCATCACGTGGTTTACGGCACACACAATCTCAATGAAAATAACCGATTAACCTAGTATGAGACAAAAACTAAAACGATCACCTTTTTATTTTATCAAGTGTATAACTGGGTGGGTAGCAACCAACGGAATGAATCACTGACGCGCCTATGCCGGATCAGTGAAAAGGTAGTCTGAGGATTACCGGATAATTCCTATTGTATTGCTATCCAGTCTTACTCCATTCTTTTGTAAATTGACTTGAAATCTTCTGCAATCAGATATGCGGTATTCTCAATATGTGTCATTTCAGTCATATTTGACTTGCCTCTTGCAATTTGTCTTATGAGCGTCATACATTTGTGAATCTGGTTGTGATCAAGAGAATTTTCACCAGACATTACATTAAAACAATCAACAAAATCCAGACAAAAATTCAAGACTATTAATTCCCAGTTATTTGTGTTGATTGGATATCCTATACCTTGGGCAAATATGCGAAATTCATTACTTCTATCAATGAGGAGCATTTTTAGGGCTTGATGCGATTTCTTTAAATCATATTTATCCAGAGCGCTTGAACCTTGCACTATATACATACGTGGAAATTGTATTTTAAGTGGATCTAAGATTGTCTAGTTGGTAAAACAAGTCTCAATTTGGATTCGAACTGTTATATTGATGTTCATATGGTATAGACGTTTATTTTATTTTGATTTATTACATTTTGGCAGTCTTCCGTGCTCGTACTGGAATGCTGTTAACTGTTTCTCTTCTTCAGCCTCTGGGAACAAGGTTTCATGGTAGCAAAATGAGACTGTACCCTTGATACATACATCTGTTGAATTCATGTGTTCTTCCAGTCTTTCGTGTATGTTGTTGCTTGCACCAATGTATGTCGTTTCATGTTCTGAGCCAAGAAAATAGACTCCTGCTTTGATTGGTACCTTGCCTATGTTTTCTTTGTTAAATGGCATCCAGTCAGAATATGACATGACATGTTATTTCATATCTGACATTTAACGGATGAGGTCAACGGTTTGTAACAACAAGTTGATATCTGAATTATTTTACATTTGACGGGAAATATCTATCACCCTTAATAGTGTGGGCGACCATATATTATGTCATGAATATCTACGATAAAAAATCCGTCCATTGTTCCAAATGTGACAGGTTCATAGGCGAGATTGACTATGATGCTGTGGTAGTTCTGCCAAAATGCGGCAAGTGTGCAAATCCGATGCCGGAAGGAGACGACAAGATACAGTACATTGTAAGCAAGTTTAACAAAAACCCCAAAAATCTGATAGATTCAACTACTGCCTAAATTCTTTAGAGGGATCCATTACTTTCTAATATTATCTCCATTGTGAAATTTCTCTAAATCGCTTTCTCCAGTCTTGATGTAACTAGATGTATCCATTATGATACACTGCCCGCATCACATGATAGGAAATGTCAAATTTAAAATCCTTGAAGAATGAAAGGATGCATTTTGTTATCCGAGTCTTACTTGTTTCTCAAATTGAATAATGAACGCAGTAATTATGATAAAACTTAAAAACACCATGTGCTACATCTAAAAGAGGCTATGACATTAGCCTTGGAATAAACTCCTAAACTGCCCAAGAATGGCGCTGATAATGTCTACCTAATGGCAATTAAATAGGTAGACAAATGAACACAAAAAAACAAAAATTGGGTCGGTACAAAAATCTGACATATTTACTAATACTTGCAATTGTCATAGTTACAGGATTCATATCTCCTGCCAATGCAGTAGATTTTGTTGCACAACTTAGTACTACATCACATACCGCAAAACCGACATTTCAATTTGAAAGAACATACGTGATTGATTATTCACAAGGTGGAGAAATCAAGAACATGCTAAATGGTAAAAATATTACCATGACATTTCATGTTAACCCATCTGATCCAATGAAAACATCTCTTATCAGGAATCTTGATTCTGAAATTATTGGAAACCTTAAGAGTGCTTCAAATATTACGGATGTAGACATTACATATGAAGCGACACTGTATCCAAGTGACAGTCAAGCACGTATAGATTACAAGATAATATTTGTTCCAACAATATCAAACTATGTGTTAAGGCCCGCAACTAGTGATA
Coding sequences within:
- a CDS encoding GIY-YIG nuclease family protein, with the protein product MSYSDWMPFNKENIGKVPIKAGVYFLGSEHETTYIGASNNIHERLEEHMNSTDVCIKGTVSFCYHETLFPEAEEEKQLTAFQYEHGRLPKCNKSK